The proteins below come from a single Xyrauchen texanus isolate HMW12.3.18 chromosome 1, RBS_HiC_50CHRs, whole genome shotgun sequence genomic window:
- the gpr78b gene encoding G-protein coupled receptor 26 gives MDFAEILLASFIVVVAIVSLLSNLLVLLCFIHSSEIRRQVPGVFTMNLSFCNILISVLNMPFTLVGIVKHQQPFGDCFCRAVSFLETFLTANSMLSMAALSIDRWIAVVFPLSYSSKMRYRDALVMVCYAWLHSLTFSLIPLLYSWFDYNPIYASCTLHLNEESARIKFTVFTIVFHATSFMLSLMILCVTYLKVLKVARFHCKRIDIITMQTLFLLVDIHPSVKQRCLAEQKRRKQRATKKISIFIGSFIICFAPNVITRLAELLPFVDISRHWGIVSKCLTYSKAASDPFAYSLLRQQYKKVLVTVANRLLKRDLYPSSGHSSSMDTENDYSLQRIS, from the exons ATGGACTTTGCGGAAATTCTGCTGGCTTCGTTCATCGTTGTGGTCGCGATTGTTTCTTTGTTGTCGAACTTACTGGTGTTGCTATGCTTCATTCACAGCAGCGAAATACGCCGACAGGTGCCAGGGGTGTTCACCATGAACTTGTCGTTCTGCAACATACTGATTTCCGTCCTGAACATGCCGTTCACTTTAGTGGGGATCGTGAAACACCAGCAGCCTTTTGGGGACTGCTTCTGTCGCGCGGTCAGCTTTCTGGAGACCTTTTTGACTGCCAACAGCATGCTGAGCATGGCAGCCCTCAGCATAGACCGCTGGATAGCAGTGGTGTTCCCGCTGAGTTACTCCAGCAAAATGCGCTACCGGGACGCGCTGGTCATGGTGTGTTACGCGTGGCTTCATTCGCTCACGTTCTCCCTCATCCCACTGCTTTACTCCTGGTTTGACTACAATCCCATTTACGCATCCTGCACGTTGCATTTGAACGAGGAGAGTGCGCGGATTAAGTTCACTGTGTTCACCATTGTCTTTCATGCCACCAGCTTCATGCTCTCGCTCATGATTTTGTGTGTTACATACTTAAAGGTGTTAAAAGTTGCACGATTTCACTGCAAGAGGATTGACATTATAACCATGCAGACCCTCTTCTTACTGGTAGATATTCACCCAAG TGTTAAGCAGCGCTGTCTTGCAGAACAAAAGAGGAGGAAACAGCGCGCCACTAAGAAAATCAGCATTTTCATTGGGTCTTTCATCATCTGTTTCGCCCCTAATGTCATTACAAG GCTGGCTGAGCTGCTTCCCTTTGTGGACATCAGCCGACATTGGGGTATTGTCAGCAAGTGTTTAACATACAGCAAGGCAGCTTCAGATCCATTTGCCTACTCCCTCCTGCGCCAGCAGTACAAGAAGGTTTTGGTAACCGTGGCCAACCGTCTGTTGAAGCGTGATTTATACCCTTCCTCTGGACACAGCAGCTCTATGGACACAGAGAatgactacagtcttcaaagaatcAGCTAA